One Echinicola strongylocentroti DNA window includes the following coding sequences:
- a CDS encoding baseplate J/gp47 family protein, whose protein sequence is MSADCNHIVNILNRDGTGRPDLVLGHLSPESVKLQDFELGDWYAFALNFSKHVLFYAKESEKKPVGDWEKFFGHFLKDTSWLDNLEDKEELDMLKDSFDQFLAEKATTKDLTPHLTLFVCFIKLLQNSQNRFNQLTKRHLDFYYQEILQIEKEPLTPDHVYLIFELAKNLSDGKLEKSTALDGGKDSAGIKRTYLTMEESIINKAQVAALKSVYNDITVDKSAIKQLDTSDATGTMVMAPIANSYDGQGADFPKESNKWWPFGYTKSCNASTQLPTLPTAKLGFTIGSHLFKLAEGNRWITLTLLFEHDILDKTIDLALLRKALKLELTGEKGWIGEEVFALENEPEFMDGPVGNNQLILQINLDESASPVIIYDAEIHGGNYAVQTPLLRVIFRTENKEGYNLYRLLNENALHQVTVQTDVFGVENVKVESDLGPLNPSKPFFPFGPRALKGANFTLHYPEAMSKPLKDISFSMDYLNTPDDFVEHYMAYNAPSVIKDITEKLEKAEAAKTTQNRKNIVKEYYDNKIVEIQEADRSNVMVSLHQTVTSDNYFQVSKYPDDVSETLSLFQKNGSVYSSAFSFDNPKWDTGEDKTLKIRLVNSFLHEKYPHYFTIATINGREGIDDVGVLPNEPYTPLVENLRLDYTAKTTVDFWSESAEKNIHLIHEEPFGHLQAFSPDQAIVKKDLTLVPSFCKGGELYIGLENAKALQQVTLLFQFLEGSENPVAKDIFTGNQQISWHYLKGDHWEELKSDHVLLNQSPRFLKSGIFRFSLPKDATKENTKLPTGLHWLRASMRKPYDVVCQLIDIKAQAVEAVFEDNGNTGDHLAKGLEAGTISKLQQRLSSIKSINQPFSSFDGKDQEGDDAYYRRISERLRHKKRAITLWDYEHLILQHFPHVYKVKCLNHTCTEAFQSPGNVTIILVPDTVKQAVFDIYQPRVSQATLNEVATFINDLNSFHVEAKVINPNYEEVKVDTKVKFHEGFDVSFYQTQMQEDLKRFLSPWAYDQAETVQFGVTLHRSQLIHYLEELPYVDYLEAVKLKKRNPSSPPCSPTFEEVSTKDYIRPLNPKSILVSAKKHTITPITHTCSSEPNQSNEECQH, encoded by the coding sequence ATGAGCGCAGATTGCAATCATATTGTTAATATTTTGAACAGGGACGGTACTGGCAGGCCTGATTTGGTCTTGGGCCATCTGTCTCCCGAAAGTGTAAAACTACAGGATTTTGAGCTTGGGGATTGGTATGCGTTTGCCCTGAATTTTTCTAAACACGTTCTTTTTTATGCCAAGGAATCGGAGAAAAAGCCTGTGGGGGATTGGGAAAAATTCTTCGGCCACTTTCTGAAAGACACCTCTTGGCTGGACAATTTGGAGGACAAGGAAGAGCTGGATATGCTAAAAGATTCCTTTGACCAATTTTTAGCCGAGAAAGCCACTACAAAAGACCTTACGCCGCATCTAACGCTATTTGTTTGTTTTATCAAATTACTGCAAAACAGCCAGAATCGCTTTAATCAACTTACCAAAAGACACCTTGATTTTTACTATCAAGAAATCCTTCAGATTGAAAAAGAGCCCTTAACGCCTGATCATGTTTACTTGATATTTGAGCTGGCCAAAAACTTATCTGACGGAAAACTGGAGAAAAGCACTGCGCTGGATGGAGGGAAAGACAGTGCCGGAATCAAAAGGACTTACTTGACGATGGAAGAATCCATCATCAATAAGGCACAAGTCGCAGCACTAAAAAGCGTCTATAACGATATCACGGTAGATAAATCAGCCATCAAACAACTTGACACATCGGATGCAACAGGAACGATGGTGATGGCTCCCATTGCCAATTCCTATGACGGTCAAGGGGCAGATTTCCCAAAAGAATCGAATAAATGGTGGCCCTTTGGATATACCAAAAGCTGCAATGCCTCCACGCAACTACCAACATTACCTACCGCCAAGTTGGGCTTTACCATTGGCAGTCATCTATTCAAGCTCGCCGAAGGTAATCGGTGGATTACGCTTACCCTGTTGTTTGAACATGATATTTTGGATAAAACCATCGACCTGGCACTTTTACGGAAAGCCCTAAAACTAGAACTTACCGGTGAAAAGGGCTGGATAGGTGAGGAAGTGTTTGCGCTAGAAAATGAACCGGAGTTTATGGATGGCCCTGTCGGAAATAACCAATTGATCCTTCAAATCAACTTAGATGAATCTGCTTCTCCTGTCATTATCTATGATGCCGAGATTCATGGTGGTAATTATGCCGTCCAAACACCCTTGCTGCGGGTGATTTTTAGGACAGAAAATAAGGAAGGCTATAACCTTTATCGTTTGCTCAATGAAAATGCATTGCATCAGGTCACCGTTCAGACGGATGTTTTTGGAGTGGAGAATGTGAAAGTGGAAAGTGATTTAGGCCCTTTAAATCCTTCCAAGCCGTTTTTCCCGTTTGGACCGAGGGCATTAAAAGGAGCTAACTTCACCCTGCATTATCCAGAAGCAATGTCCAAACCGCTCAAGGACATCAGTTTTAGTATGGATTACCTGAATACGCCGGATGATTTTGTGGAACATTATATGGCGTATAATGCTCCATCGGTTATTAAAGACATTACAGAAAAACTGGAAAAGGCAGAAGCAGCCAAAACCACACAAAATCGCAAAAACATAGTAAAGGAATACTATGACAATAAAATCGTCGAAATACAGGAAGCTGATCGATCAAATGTAATGGTGTCATTACACCAAACGGTCACCAGTGACAACTACTTTCAAGTCAGCAAGTATCCAGACGATGTTTCCGAAACCCTTAGTTTGTTCCAGAAAAATGGATCCGTTTACTCCTCTGCTTTTAGTTTCGATAACCCTAAATGGGACACAGGAGAAGATAAAACACTGAAAATCCGATTGGTCAATTCATTCTTACATGAAAAATACCCGCATTACTTCACCATAGCCACCATTAATGGCAGAGAAGGCATTGACGATGTCGGTGTCCTTCCAAATGAACCTTACACACCACTAGTGGAAAATCTCAGGCTGGACTATACCGCCAAGACAACTGTTGACTTCTGGTCAGAAAGTGCTGAGAAGAATATTCATCTCATCCATGAAGAGCCATTTGGTCATCTACAGGCCTTTTCACCAGACCAAGCGATAGTCAAAAAGGACCTGACACTAGTTCCTTCATTTTGCAAGGGAGGGGAGTTATATATAGGCCTGGAAAATGCAAAAGCCCTTCAACAAGTCACCTTGTTGTTCCAGTTTCTGGAAGGGAGCGAAAATCCAGTTGCCAAAGATATATTCACAGGCAATCAACAGATAAGCTGGCATTATCTAAAAGGGGACCATTGGGAGGAATTGAAAAGTGACCATGTGTTGCTTAACCAAAGCCCTCGTTTTTTGAAATCAGGAATTTTCCGATTTTCCCTGCCCAAAGACGCCACTAAGGAAAACACCAAACTTCCCACGGGACTTCATTGGCTCCGAGCGTCCATGAGAAAGCCCTATGATGTGGTTTGTCAGCTGATTGACATCAAGGCCCAGGCTGTAGAAGCGGTATTTGAGGACAACGGCAATACAGGAGACCATCTTGCCAAAGGACTGGAAGCTGGAACGATCAGCAAGCTGCAGCAACGCCTGAGCAGCATAAAGTCCATTAACCAACCTTTTTCTTCCTTTGATGGCAAGGACCAAGAAGGAGACGATGCCTATTACCGAAGGATCAGCGAACGCCTGCGGCACAAAAAGAGAGCCATTACCTTATGGGATTATGAGCACTTGATTCTACAGCATTTTCCACACGTCTATAAAGTAAAATGCCTCAACCATACCTGTACGGAAGCATTTCAATCTCCGGGGAATGTCACCATTATCTTGGTTCCAGACACTGTCAAGCAAGCGGTTTTTGATATTTACCAGCCTAGGGTCAGCCAAGCTACCTTAAACGAAGTGGCCACCTTTATCAACGACCTGAACAGTTTTCATGTCGAGGCCAAGGTCATCAATCCAAATTATGAAGAAGTGAAGGTAGATACCAAAGTAAAGTTTCATGAGGGATTCGATGTAAGCTTTTATCAGACCCAGATGCAG